The sequence CCCGCGCCGGCCGGCCGAAGGTCGGCGTGTTGAGCTCCCTGCGGGTCATGGGCGATCCGCGGATGCCCTTCGGCATGCCGCCGGGCCAGTCCGGCGCGGGCTGGCAGGCCCTGGCCGAGCTCGGCCGCCAGTGCGAACTCGTGCCGCTGAACAACGAGCTCGACCGCGTCGCGGACGACATCGAGACCCTGCTGGTGATCCATCCCAAGGAGCTGTCCGACCGGGCGCTCTTCGCGATCGACCAGTTCGTGCTGCGCGGCGGGAAGCTGCTGGCCTTCGTGGACCCGCTGTGCATGACCGACCGGGACGCCGGCCTCACGCCTTCCTCCCCGTATGGAGAGGGGCCGGCCGCGTCCGACCTCAACAAGCTGACGAAGGCCTGGGGCTACGAACTGGTGCCGGGCCAGGTCGTGGCCGACGTGGAAGCCGCGAGCTACGTTACGTTCGGCGGCCAGGGTTCGGAGCGGCTGCCCACCTGGCTGACGCTGCGGCCGGACCACATCCATCGCGAGGAGATTGTAACGGCTTCGCTGAAGAGCCTGATGATGCCTTTCGCCGGGGCGTTCAGGGGCGAGCCCGCCGAGGGGCTCTCGGCGGTCACGCTGGTGCACACCTCCGACGACGCGGCGCTGCTCCCCTCGTTCCAGGCCACCCAGGCCGGGGTCGAGAAGATGCGCCTGGCCAAGCCCGAGGGACAACTGGCGCTGGCCCTGCGCCTGAAGGGAACATTCAAGACCGCGTTCCCGGACGGCGCGCCGGCCGAGGGCACGAACACCGCCGCGGAGGCAGCCGGGATCCTGAAGGAAAGCCAGAAGGACGGGGTGGTCATCCTGGTCGCCGACGCGGACATGCTGTATGACCGTTACGCGCTGCGGGAGCTGAATTTCTTCGGGCAGACCGTGTACCAGCCGGTCAACGATAACTTGAGCTTCGCCCTCAACCTCACCGAGGAACTGACGGGGAGCGAGGCGCTGATCGGCCTGCGCAGCCGCGGCGCCGTGGACCGGCCCTTCGACCGGGTGATCGCCCTGGAGAGCCGCGCCCAGCAACGCTGGCAGGAGGAGGAATTGAAGCTCGTGGCGAGCCTGCGCGAAGCCCAGGCGCGCCTCGACGAGTTGCAGCGCGCGAAGGGCGAGGACCAGCAGTTCATCTTGAGCCCCGAGCAGAAGCGCGAGATCGAGAGCTTCCGCCGGCAGCGGTTCGAGACCCAGCGGCAGCTCAAGGAGGTCCGCAAGAACCTCCGCCGCGACATCGAGCGGCTGGGCACGAGCCTGAAGGTCATCAACATGGCCGCCATGCCGGCCCTCGTCGCGGTCTACGGGCTGGTCCACGGCTGGCGCCGCCGCCGGAAGGCGTCTTCACCGTCTTGATGCAGGAGGAACGACCATGTCGCTACGCACCATCGTCGTGTTGCTGATCATCCTCGCCGTCCTCGTCGGGGTGGCCGTATGGCAGGGAGGGCGCCGGCCCGAGGCCGCCGGGGCCGCGCCCGGCGCGCCGGTCCTGCCGGACTTGGATGTCAATGCCATCCACCGGATCGAAATCTCGGCCGCGGGCTCGACGGCCGTCGTCGAACGGCTGGAAGGCCGCTGGGTGGTCCCGACGCGGTACGGTTATTCCGCCGACTTCGACAAGGTCGTCGAAGCGCTGCGGGGGCTGTCCGAATTGGAGATCGGACAGGTCATCCGGGACGCCGACCAGTATCCCGCGGAGTTCGGCCTGGCCGACGACAGCCCTGCCGTCCGCGTGGCGTTGCACGGCGCCGCGGAGAATCCGGTGACGCTGACCCTCGGGGGCGCCAAGCAGGAGGGGGGGAGGGACGGCTTCCCGGGTTACGACACCGGCCGCTACCTGCGGACGCCCGCGGGCGCGGTGGCGCTCGTGGGCGATCCCCTGCGCGACTGGACGGCCGCTTCCGACGACTGGATACGCAAGAACCTGTTGAGCCTGCCGGCCGACGAGATCGAACAGATCTCCGTCAGCGTCTCCAACACCGAGTACACCCTGCTCGTCAAGGGCGCGGGGCAGTTCGAGGTGGCCGGCGCGGCGGAGGGGGAGGCGGCGGAGCCCGGGGCCGCGTCGCGCCTGGAGAAGGCGTTCCAGTACCTGCGCTGCGAGACCGTGGTAGATCCCGCCGCGGAGGCGATACAAAGCTTCGAGGTTTTGGCCCAGTGCGTGGTCCGGACCCGGGACCGCCGGGAATACACCCTGCAGGTCGGCGGGCCCGCGCCCGACGGCGGCCGCTATCTCCGGATCGGCGCCGCGTACATCGAGCCGTCGGAGCCGACGGAGGAAGATGGGGCCGCGGCCCGCAAGGCCGTTAAAGAGCAGACGGCTGCGTGGAAGGACTGGACCTTCGTGGTGCCCGGCCACGTGGCGGAAACGCTGACTCTGCCGCGCGAAAGCGTGGTGAAGAAGGCGACGGCGCCCGAAAAGCCCGGGGAAGAATGATCCTGTCTTGGCGGCTCACAGAGCCGCCGCTACAGCATCCTTCCTGTAGTGGTGCCTCTACGAGGCACCCATCTGTGCGGCTCGTAGAGCCGCCGCTACAGTATTCTTCCTGTAGTGGCGCCTCTATGAGGCGCCTATCACGCCCGATCTATCCTCACGACTTCTCCCTGGTACGGCCAATCCCCGCCGCTCTTCACGAGGCCGGCCCGAACGGGATTTTCGCGCACATACAACCATTTCTCCGAGTAGCTCTCATCGGAGCGCAGGACGTGGTCGAAAAAGCCCGGCTGCCAGATTCGAGCCGAAGGCATGCCGGCCTGCAACGTCCTGGTCATGTGTTGCTTCAACAGGCGGACAAAGTCGGTCAAGCGGTGCCCGGGGGCGAGGCGCACGAAAAAATGCGCATGGTCCGGCATAAGGACATAGCGACCAATGGCCCGCCCTTGAGGAGCATTGGCGTTTGCGTAATCAAGAAAAGCCTGGTGCGCGGGGGAGGAGGCCAGGATCGGCTGGCGATTCCAAGTTGTAATCGTCACAAAGTACAGCGGCTCGTTCGCGGCCTGGAAGATCGTCGCCAGGCGTGGCGGGCGTCCGGGGAAACGGCGTGGAGGATCTGGCTTCATTTTCGAATCGTCGTTCCTGTAGCGGCGCTTCTGTGAAGCGCCCATCTGTGCGGCTCATAGAGCCGCCACTACAGCATCCTTTCCTTTGGCGGCTCATAGAGCCGCCGCTACAGTAGTCCTTCTGTAGTGGCGCCTCTACGAGGCGCCCTCTCGTGTTTGGCCCTTT comes from Kiritimatiellia bacterium and encodes:
- a CDS encoding DUF4340 domain-containing protein, giving the protein MSLRTIVVLLIILAVLVGVAVWQGGRRPEAAGAAPGAPVLPDLDVNAIHRIEISAAGSTAVVERLEGRWVVPTRYGYSADFDKVVEALRGLSELEIGQVIRDADQYPAEFGLADDSPAVRVALHGAAENPVTLTLGGAKQEGGRDGFPGYDTGRYLRTPAGAVALVGDPLRDWTAASDDWIRKNLLSLPADEIEQISVSVSNTEYTLLVKGAGQFEVAGAAEGEAAEPGAASRLEKAFQYLRCETVVDPAAEAIQSFEVLAQCVVRTRDRREYTLQVGGPAPDGGRYLRIGAAYIEPSEPTEEDGAAARKAVKEQTAAWKDWTFVVPGHVAETLTLPRESVVKKATAPEKPGEE
- a CDS encoding transposase, with translation MGASQKRRYRNDDSKMKPDPPRRFPGRPPRLATIFQAANEPLYFVTITTWNRQPILASSPAHQAFLDYANANAPQGRAIGRYVLMPDHAHFFVRLAPGHRLTDFVRLLKQHMTRTLQAGMPSARIWQPGFFDHVLRSDESYSEKWLYVRENPVRAGLVKSGGDWPYQGEVVRIDRA
- a CDS encoding Gldg family protein, giving the protein MNSKPWRISLGGAAGALIVLAILIALNAVVGALRIRKDMTAERLYTLSGGTRTFLAGLDRTVTLKLFFSQSNENLPIPLKQYAQRVTDLLREYEAHGRGRVVLETYDPKPDSDEEEWAQRYGLAGQTLDMLGMQPDLYFGLVAVSGTREAALPFLAPATEPQLEYLCTRLIHEVTRAGRPKVGVLSSLRVMGDPRMPFGMPPGQSGAGWQALAELGRQCELVPLNNELDRVADDIETLLVIHPKELSDRALFAIDQFVLRGGKLLAFVDPLCMTDRDAGLTPSSPYGEGPAASDLNKLTKAWGYELVPGQVVADVEAASYVTFGGQGSERLPTWLTLRPDHIHREEIVTASLKSLMMPFAGAFRGEPAEGLSAVTLVHTSDDAALLPSFQATQAGVEKMRLAKPEGQLALALRLKGTFKTAFPDGAPAEGTNTAAEAAGILKESQKDGVVILVADADMLYDRYALRELNFFGQTVYQPVNDNLSFALNLTEELTGSEALIGLRSRGAVDRPFDRVIALESRAQQRWQEEELKLVASLREAQARLDELQRAKGEDQQFILSPEQKREIESFRRQRFETQRQLKEVRKNLRRDIERLGTSLKVINMAAMPALVAVYGLVHGWRRRRKASSPS